From Drosophila suzukii chromosome 2R, CBGP_Dsuzu_IsoJpt1.0, whole genome shotgun sequence, a single genomic window includes:
- the LOC108018232 gene encoding beta-glucuronidase isoform X11, whose translation MLYPRESETREVRSLDGIWNFVRSDQANPTQGVRDEWYAKELSQSRPTIPMPVPASYNDITTDNLRDHVGTVWYDRKFFVPRSWAKDQRIWLRFGSVHYEAYVWINGQKVVKHEMGHLPFEAEVTDLLYYGAENRITVMCDNALIQTTVPQGRITEVPNDGGMTIVQSYTFDFFNYAGIHRSVHLYTTPRTFIEEVEVTTNLSGDASVGEVFYSVSVNGSAANEADNVLQIQANLYDKEGKLVANATSDGKLGGTLQVNQVKPWWPYLMHPEPGYLYELEIKLLATNEELLDVYRLKVGIRTLSWNKKQFLINGKPVYFRGFGRHEDADIRGKGLDNAVMVRDFNLLKWIGANSYRTSHYPYSEESMQFADEHGIMIIDECPSVDTENFSQELLGKHKSSLEQLIHRDRNHPSVVMWSIANEPRTGSMSADSYFELVANYTRSLDSSRPITAAIAVPHTQDKAGRSLDIISFNRYNAWYSNTGRLDMVTQNVIDEATAWNKHYNKPIIMSEYGADTLEGLHMQPAYVWSEEFQTEVFSRHFKAFDELRKKGWFIGEFVWNFADFKTAQSYTRVGGNKKGVFTRSRQPKAAAHLLRKRYFALGRDLDQCNFPDDLFTYIADLIS comes from the exons ATGCTATATCCCAGGGAATCGGAGACGCGGGAGGTGCGATCTCTGGACGGGATCTGGAACTTTGTGAGGTCCGACCAGGCGAATCCCACGCAGGGAGTGCGGGATGAGTGGTATGCCAAAGAGCTGAGCCAGAGCAGGCCGACGATCCCGATGCCAGTGCCCGCCTCCTATAACGATATAACCACGGATAACTTGAGGGACCACGTGGGCACCGTGTGGTACGACCGGAAGTTCTTTGTGCCCCGCTCCTGGGCAAAGGACCAGAGGATCTGGCTGAGGTTCGGCAGTGTGCATTATGAAGCTTATGTG tGGATCAACGGTCAGAAGGTAGTGAAGCACGAGATGGGTCATCTACCATTCGAGGCTGAGGTGACGGACCTCCTATACTACGGGGCCGAGAACCGGATTACAGTGATGTGCGACAACGCTCTGATCCAGACGACTGTGCCGCAGGGCAGGATCACGGAAGTGCCCAACGATGGAGGGATGACCATCGTGCAGAGCTACACCTTCGACTTCTTCAACTATGCGGGGATCCACAGGAGCGTGCATCTGTACACCACGCCACGCACTTTTATCGAGGAGGTTGAGGTCACCACAAACCTTTCGGGGGATGCCAGTG TTGGCGAGGTCTTTTATAGCGTTAGTGTGAATGGAAGCGCAGCCAACGAGGCGGATAATGTCCTGCAAATTCAGGCCAATTTGTACGACAAGGAAGGCAAATTGGTGGCCAATGCAACTTCGGACGGGAAACTGGGAGGCACCTTGCAAGTGAACCAAGTGAAACCGTGGTGGCCCTACCTAATGCACCCGGAACCCGGTTATCTGTACGAGCTGGAGATCAAACTGCTGGCGACCAACGAGGAGCTCCTGGATGTCTATCGGCTCAAAGTGGGCATACGCACTTTGAGTTGGAACAAAAAGCAGTTCCTGATCAACGGCAAGCCCGTTTATTTCCGTGGATTTGGGCGACACGAAGATGCGGATATCAGGGGTAAAGGTCTAGATAATGCCGTGATGGTTCGGGATTTCAACCTGCTTAAATGGATTGGAGCGAATTCGTACCGCACTTCCCATTATCCCTATTCCGAGGAGTCCATGCAGTTTGCGGATGAGCACGGAATTATGATCATCGACGAGTGTCCCAGTGTGGATACAGA AAACTTCAGCCAGGAGCTGCTGGGCAAGCATAAGTCGTCGCTGGAACAGCTCATCCATAGGGATCGCAATCATCCGAGTGTTGTGATGTGGTCCATTGCCAATGAACCCCGAACTGGCAGCATGAGTGCGGACTCGTACTTCGA ATTGGTGGCCAATTACACACGCTCGCTGGATAGTTCCCGACCCATTACGGCTGCCATTGCTGTTCCCCACACCCAGGACAAGGCG GGACGTTCTCTGGACATTATCAGCTTCAATCGCTATAATGCCTGGTATTCAAACACAGGACGGCTGGACATGGTTACCCAGAACGTGATCGACGAGGCCACCGCCTGGAACAAACATTACAACAAACCCATTATCATGTCTGAGTATGGAGCGGATACCCTGGAGGGTTTGCATATG CAACCAGCTTATGTGTGGTCGGAGGAATTCCAGACAGAGGTGTTTTCCCGTCATTTTAAGGCCTTTGACGAGCTGCGCAAGAAAGGATGGTTTATTGGCGAGTTTGTGTGGAACTTTGCCGACTTCAAGACAGCTCAAA GCTATACCCGCGTGGGAGGCAATAAAAAGGGCGTATTCACCCGCTCCCGTCAACCCAAAGCGGCTGCCCATCTCCTCCGGAAGAGATACTTTGCCTTGGGCAGGGACTTGGACCAATGCAACTTCCCGGACGATCTCTTCACCTACATCGCCGACTTGATATCCTAA